The Ostrea edulis chromosome 1, xbOstEdul1.1, whole genome shotgun sequence genomic sequence tcggggacataaaaatatatatcaacacaTGCATCCATTTCTTTTTTGGTAGCAAAAGTCCTTTAATGAATTCTGAAGAATATTATAAGTTTGAACTTGAATATTTCCATTACAGATTTAATATTAGATTCTTCATTGACCACAAACCAGAACTGGACTctacatattacatatacagTGCATCTCTGTCAACAAAAGTCGGTCCACACTATCATTATTCCATGGAATGCTTTGCTTCCTGCAGTCTGTTGACCTAGTGTACCGTGAAATAGTTCACTAATCCTGCGGTCTGTCGTGTGACCTAGTGTACTGTGAAATATTTCACTAATCCTGCGGTCTGTCGTGAGGCCTAGTGTACATTGATTTCACTTTCTGTGGTCTGTTGGTGTAAAGTGAAATATTTGATTTCTGCATTTCTGTGGTATAGTATTGAACTTTCTGTCAACAAAGGTGAACGCCTGGTCCTCTGCCTTTAGCACCTGCAAATTAAAATGACCTGGAATTATTGATTTTGTCTGGCTATTATGAAAGTGAGAATGAGGTCAAAGAACTGATATCTGAAGAGAATTTCTACATGTAGTGCTTACACCTTCAACATTTTAATGTAATCAATATCAAGAATTTAGACAATCTGAGAAGCTGGAATGTTATGttaattgacctttgacctacccAGCATGCTACTGAGGAAAGAGGCATATGTGGCTGTTCCAGTGACCGCCCCGACAGCTGCAGGGTTACTCCGGACTGTCTTGACATTGAATCCGTTTGGTCCCCAGACCTCCACCTCCACAATATGCCAGTCCGTTAATCTGCCGAAAAAAAATCTCATATCTCATATATAGCCATGCAGCCCCTTAGTCTGCAGGGGAAAAAAATCTCATTTAAACAAGAGTAATTGTTAGCAGAAAAAATCTCATTTATACAAGAGTAATCGTTAGTCTGTAAAATTGAATACATCCAAGATCTCATCtgtaaaaaagaattaaatcaTTGTCCTGTCAATcctgaaataaaattttacctAGGAGCTATAGAACATGTGTAACGGGGagaaaatgtaatgtaatggaCCAGACTTGGATTTGAACCCAGGCCCCTTGAATTCTcttgtcaggtgctctaccaactgagctatctggccacttaCAATCGAGCCCGTCTGACCACCACACATGCAGTGGTAACACCTAAATAAAGCAGTATCTTGTAATGATTTGCAGATATATGTCAAGAGACTTAATTATAGGAGACAATTTACATCGACACTCTAACTATTCTTGTCGAATGAGTAGATGATTCTGATTGGTCTGTCTATGACATATGATTTGTtacatttcaatttcaaatccCCACTGTCCCCCTTCCTTGCCCCAGGGTCATGATACACACAGACTtcaacatttattatatacaatgaAGTTTTCAAGTTAGTTTTGGTTTTTCTAATAAAGTGGTTGTTAAGATTATTGAAACATCCCAtttcattttcactatttccCGAGCATTGCTCTTCATTTTAATCAGACTTCAttccacaggcacttgtttctgtaaatgtcAAACTTaatatgacctctgtatactaataacaacacgtgttgttattagtatacagaggtcataagtcatttacagaaacaagtgcctgtgcttcATTCCCTTCAAGGCAATAGTAtatgccaaatttggttgaaatggCGAATTGGTTCAGGGGTAGAAGCTGCATGACATTGTCAATGTGAAATATTAACAGCGATGTGACAAACTTTAATCATAAAAGCTCAATTCAGCCTGTGGGTcgcacaatctaattaaaagaAGCTGATTAAAAACAGCTaactttaattagattgtggCTTGGGTAATctaaattatttaatttatctcTGAAAAAcagatattctattgaacaaGGGAAGCACCTAACagttttaattataaataaagCTGTTCTAAGAAACTGACACTGCAGGACACAGGAAACCTGGTACTTGAATACAGTTTCAATTTGCCTTTGTTTTTACTGCATTTTGTCGTTGATACATCAAAAAGTGTTGATTTTTCATAATTATATTGGGTTGAAAGACAAAATAGTGACAAAAATGAGCAATTTGccagatttatttgatagttCCAACAATAGCGATTAAGGGATACACTTCTGGCAATGCAGATCCATTGTTTAACGACCGAAAATAGCTAACACGCCGGTATTCTAGAGGAAttattcatgttttgttttttattactATGTGTGCGTGATTGTGGGGCAAAGGCTAATATGTgttaaagtgcgtgattgtggggcAAAGGCTAATATGTGTTAAAGTGCGTGATTATGGGGCAAGGCTAATATGTGTTAAAGTGCGTGATTATGGGGCAAAGGTTAATGTGTGTTAAAACACGTGATTATGGGGCAAAGGTTAATATGTGTTAAAGCACATGATTGTGGGGCAACacggttgagttaaggctttccccataaaatttttaataccagtgctgtacataaatatactttaccgcactggcacattgcacgacgtcacaatgataATTACGTCATGAcaaaggtcatgacgtacatatctacagtccttttgtggttggaaatgtcaaaatattgtttcgttatttaccaccgctgtcaaatggtaaactgcaatcgcgtaaaagtttctgtcaaatgggttatattaattctctttgatattgaaaaagtttcaatttcttctttatatagcatacatgctaaagtaatatccatattatattgtgatattgatatcgcccctaatctacacgtatagttactttcacaatggactcatttgcataaacagggtttccgtacataaaaatttcatcattggcacgacaccccgaggtttttaagtgaaagatgtttcatttatgtgacatgtgaacttcagtgccaaaggaaagttagggtagcaagttctggcttcaacagaaaatatgtttttcaggctagattcaacttcgtatgtgcaaaaatcgctgcatcttgcatattgaatgcaaaaattagacatgctacaagtcacaataaacttgctctcagcacttttcaaattaagaaatcaatatgctttgaagttatattaacttcaacttgcattgatatctggatatcgtgccaatttaatgatttatacatacacgatacgtttttatcttgatatttgatcacgtgatagaGAGTTGATGttgagactgtcggtctggtgaaaaatgtataagaggtcaatatgcacttaatgatatatacatattgtttttgtataaaagggttgtgtttacagaatttgtcacaaattgatctgtttattaatgctttttttcctgatatatttctatggccctacttaacacaactgcgaaAGGTTAATGTGTGTTACAGCGAGTGATTGTGGGGCAAAGGCTATAATGTGTTACAGTGAGTGATTGTGGGGAAGTGGCCAATATATGTTAAAGTGCATGATTGTGGGGCAAGGCTAATATGTGTTAAAGTGCGTGATTATGGGGTAAAGGTTAATGTGTGTTAAAGCACATGATTGTGGGGCAAAGGTTAATATGTGTTAAAGTGTGTGATTGTGGGGCAAAGGTTGATATGTGTTAAAAAGTGCATGAATGTGGGGAAAGGGGATTAAACCTTGATATATACTTACTTAGGGTCTGACACTATGGATCCAGTGACCTTGTCAAATCCAAGGTTATGTGCAGCGATAGCAGCAGCAGCCATTGTGTTCACATTGTTAGGGGCCAGGGGACATAACTGTCGAACGGGTCCTAATAATAAAGATATTGATACATAGCTGTGGAACCAGTCCTGATATTCAAATTATAAAGAATAATGAGATATTAATACAGAGCTGTTGAACTGGTCCTGATATTTAAATAATGAGCATATTGATACACAGAGCTGAATACGCCGGTTTCgcgatacgaactcttctgtataggaggtgcatttagtggaactttgaatgcctaagtgggacagagtggatatacagccaacgaggaagacgatgaaatgtattaaaagcggcttcactttaaatatgtaaatgtgggaaatactaaatactatcgaaagaaatgttttaccgaagtggaaacatacaatgtcatatttgcaagaaatatcttggatatggtacttatgaccagcgaaataacatgataggataagaattctatgtatttaatcaCTCCCTagatacttatcacttacttagtttgtgtattagtcgaattcgggttatcaaatagcgtatgagaaacttactgagtacattcacttacactgtgatgaatatctgtcccactcccgtgtgtaaacaaattctttcacgccttactatgtacgagagttctccaaagggaaataactcagacgtatctcgaaaccggcttATTCACCCCCAGGAAACTATATcgaaacaagatatgtttgtgaaacactgatgcctcCACATGGCTGCAAAGTTATCATGGCACCCAGAAGAAATTAAttaaggtcttgccacaaggattactcagaccaaaaactatatgcccctgATCTCTGattataggggggggggggggggcataaaagaCAAGAACTTTAGAAGTCTGTCAGCTGGTTTACAGTGAAACCACTGCTTGCGATCAGTACTAAATTGAAGAACTTTAAAAGTCTATCAGCTGGATTTCAGTGAAACCACTGCTAGGGATCAGTACTAAATTTAAGATGACGTTTgtgattttgtaaaaatgaaaacgttTCAGTATAAGTTTGGAATAGTGACAGGCTTTACCATCGTACAAAATAACTTTGTTCTCCTTGACCTGCTCATTCTTTGTCTTCAGTTCACCGTCTAATTTGAAGCTTGAGGGGTGCTTAGTCATTGTAACCTTTAGGTTCTGAAAAATggagcatttcacaaattaaagATTTATTGAAACTTCTGAACTATGTGTAAATGCAATAATATTactaaatgtttacattttcaatctttttgtctttgatatctttacacaGTGCAATGATAGGCATATCCTCGTGAACGCGCTACAACTGTGAACAACGCGAGAGTGAATTAGAGAACTGCTTGACAAATATAGTACATTGTCTATTTCAATGGCTGCATGggaattcaaaaaaaaaaaaagggaaagtagaatatagatatcagaaataattcataatttcatttttgaaaataaatgagagTATAAACCGCAATGCAACACGCCAGCATATTTTCCATTAAGCATGCTGGCGGGAAGTGTCACTGTAAATACCCATATGTATTAtccaaaatgaaattcatttcttacaaAATTCATAACAATGCcctgaaataaatataatacagagTAGAATGCCCATTCCTCCTCCTTAAAACTTATATCAGATATTGCCCCAATCCCTAGGCCCCTCCTTCCCTCTTTAACACTTACATCAGATATCGCCCCCACCCCGGGGACCCTCCTACCCTCTTTAACACACATGATATGCTCTACAAATGTACCTGTAAAGTCCCTCTATCGGCCATTTTCCTGATGTCCTCTGCCCCCCAAAAGGCCCCACTTGGGACGTACAGACCATGGTTACTGGCTGCCTCCCTTAAACTGGTCTCCAGCTCTTGTGAACTTAGTGCAGTAGGAGACCCTATCTAGGATGCAAAAGGATCTTTAGATACATTTcgaaaaatgtgaaatttgtgAATTAAAAATACAAACCCATTTTACATCTTACTGCTAGTGAATTGTTATTTCAAGAAACATCTACAATGCATGGGTCTAGTAATTTGATCTGGATGATTCCGATAAATGAAAAAGTGGAAAATTCACCATATAATCAGCTTCCTGTAGAAATCTGGGCCCCCATTCTCTCGTTATATCAGGGTGTGCGACCTCCACAATAAGGTcagcatttctgaaaaaattgAGATTGGAACAATCCAGTCcatcattttattcaaaaagTTCACAAAAACAGATAGGGTCATTACAGCTAACAAGCTATTGATATGACTGCAAGCTTTTGTTCGACTACTCTGTTCTGTCAAAGAATAAAGTAAAAACCACTTATCAGGAATATACATCCAGAAAACAAATTCATGCTTATTGCAAAATGATGTTTAATCCCCAATgagaatgaaaaaaattaaacactttTATTGGATAGTTATAATGAACTGATTattgctggccctggaggttcactatgtaaccatgttttactgtacaaagtttgcttataatgaattgttTTTCGCCGcccctggaggttcgctataaccgtgttttactgtataatgaagtttggttataatgaactgtggttataatgaactgttgatttttttattgctggccctggaggttcactataaccatgttttactgtacaatgaagtttggttataatgaactgtggttataatgaactgtttttgctggccctggaggttcactataaccgggttttactgtacaatgaagtttggttataatgaactgtttttgctggccctggaggttcactataactgtgttttactggataatgaagtttggttataatgaactgtttttgctggccctggaggttttactgtatttacctTTCCTTGAAATCCTTTAAATCCCACAGGATCTGATCCCGCTGAAATCCCTCAAGAGCAGCTGGTGATCTGTTCCACACAAAGGCAAGGTCAAGGTCAGGATGTTCCTGAACCTTTTCAACGAGGAACTTCCCTATAAACATGATACATACACATGCAGACTTAATATGACATGCATTGTTCTGTAGTGTACAGCTTCAGACCCATAGCTACACAACCCCAGGGATCTGAGATTACAGATGTCCTCAGGACAAAGAAACTACAGGGTATGGGATCGTCTGAATGGAACAAATTAACTACAGCGCAAATTTCTTTATTCAGTTTGGAAATGAActctggagagagagagagagagagagagagagagagagaggagagagagagagtgagagagagagagagaattaaacCACTAACAGGTTTAGTCAAAATTAgtttaatgcctcgttcacacgaagaatttaattcgcattaaacgtaagttaatgcgaattaaatctgaaccgtgttcacacggagattttaatgcgcattagtttacttcgaattaaaattgacgtcgcgatttaatgcgaattaaatttacttcgcattagctccatgtgaacgctaagcgaagctaattcaaattaaatgtagacgcatgcgtaatggccaatttgggtcacatgcatcatacccatggtcagctatatatagtaatgttagttttgtacgaaaaactaagcaaaatgataataatcactaaaaacatgtacaaacagcatgtcattagataatgtcagacataaatctgtgctctgcataggcatactgagtaatacatgtggaaggaattgtttttaaatacgacaacaatgttttaaaatagtgataatatgattttcttttttacattttttaaaacatatgccgctcattgttaatttttataccatatgacgtcatagtagacttataatacgcattagtaattaaaaattacgtcataacagtagtcagcggaatggtgaaaaagacgttccgaagttctaaaattgggcccatgaagaaacaatatattgtctagattgaatgctggttgtcGGAGGAAataagtaatttcttgggaacatataaataaacacgacaaaaaactccttatgtgtagatcagaattatgtatgtaggcctaaattgtaaacatgtagtatactacatttaggcctatatagcgttttgaacaaagaattctgtatagatctacacaatattcattaaaatatctataaaaataattttcaataacatagtctattctttaatttatttcgcgcaccttttaatagagatgcatacgaatttaatgcgcattagtttaattcgcattaaatattaccgccgtgtgaacgctatttaattcgaattaatttaatgcgcattattttacttcgcatcaaatttgatgcgaagtaaaatttaatgcgcatccgtgtgaacgaggcataagtGTGATAGAAACACTATCTCTACCCATTCTGATTACAATCATTACTCCATCTTATGGTTATTTATAATTCAGTAGAAATCAGTGATGTTGAAGAAACACACACCTCATGGTCTTGTATAGGCTGTGTTTTCACCGATACGTCAGAAGCAACAGAGTAAGGGTCTGTGTAGGCTATAGACCTAGTGCATGCATACAACCATCCCTCGCCAGTATATTGGGAGTACTTTCCTAATGAAGGGCGCTTGAGTAATATTTACCTAAATGTCCGTAGCCCACAATCCCAATACGTCTCATGTTAAAATATCAACAGATCGAACACAAGGGTTTATAAATAGATTTCCTACTGCAAAGAGAAGTTGAGAATTTCAGGAAATAGTAAGTTCAGATTGATTAAACTGTCATCACCGCTcaagtttaaaaaacaaaacttccgatttgattttttttttttaaaccgtAACACTAAAGTCAAGCTAGCGGACAATAAGCTAGCGGCCAATAAGGATTTTTCCTAATATTTATCGCTTAGAAAATGTACGTATAACGAACCCGACAAAAAAGTACTCTCAAtatacggcgcctagcgcctaaactagggcatgtgtcactcaggtgaccacaggacattttagggcattgacccctctaatacattctgaccccaaaagggtaagtataggcaccgatttggggcacggcggcgccaattataccctatttttactatctaactatatgcggtaggggtctcggtacggcgcctagcgcctaaactaggacttgtgccacttaggtgaccacagggcattttagggcattgacccctctaatacattctgaccccaaaagggtaagtataggcaccgatttggggcacggcggcgccaaatataccctatctaactatatgcggtaggagtctaggtacggcgcctagcgcctaaactaggacttgtgccacttaggtgaccacagggcattttagggcattgacccctctaatacattctgaccccaaaagggtaagtataggcacctatttggggcacggcggcgccaaatataccctatttttactatctaactatatgcggtaggggtctaggtacggcgcctagcgcctaaactaggacttgtgccacttaggtgaccacagggcattttagggcattgacccctctaatagattctgaccctaaaagggtaagtataggcaccgatttggggcacggcggcgccaaatataccctatctaactatatgcggtaggagtctaggtacggcgcctagcgcctaaactaggacttgtgccacttaggtgaccacagggcattttagggcattgacccctctaatacattctgaccccaaaagggtaagtataggcaccgatttggggcacggcggcgccaaatataccctatctaactatatgcggtaggagtctaggtacggcgcctagcgcctaaactaggacttgtgccacttaggtgaccacagggcattttagggcattgacccctctaatacattctgaccccaaaagggtaagtataggcacctatttggggcacggcggcgccaaatataccctatttttactatctaactatatgcggtaggggtctaggtacggcgcctagcgcctaaactaggacttgtgccacttaggtgaccacagggcattttagggcattgacccctctaatagattctgaccctaaaagggtaagtataggcaccgatttggggcacggcggcgccaaatataccctatctaactatatgcggtaggagtctaggtacggcgcctagcgcctaaactaggacttgtgccacttaggtgaccacagggcattttagggcattgacccctctaatacattctgaccccaaaagggtaagtataggcaccgatttggggcacggcggcgccaaatataccctatttttactatctaactatatgcggtaggggtctaggtacggcgcctagcgcctaaactaggacttgtgccacttaggtgaccacagggcattttagggtattgacccctctaatagattctgaccccaaaagggtaagtataggcaccgatttggggcacggcggcgccaaatataccctatctaactatatgcggtaggggtctaggtacggcgcctagcgcctaaactaggacttgtgtcACTTAGGTGACTACAGGgaattttagggcattgacccctttaatagattctgaccccaaaagggtaagtataggcaccgatttggggcacagcggcgccaaacataccctatttttactatctaactatatgcgataggggtctaggtacggcgcctagcgcctaaactaggacttgtgccacttaggtgaccacagggcattttagggtattgacccctctaatagattctgaccccaaaagggtaagtataggcaccgatttggggcacggcggcgccaaatataccctatttttactatctaactatatgcggtaggggtctaggtacggcgcctagcgcctaaactaggacttgtgccacttagatGACCAcggggcattttagggcattgacccttctaatacattctgaccccaa encodes the following:
- the LOC130046410 gene encoding aspartate dehydrogenase domain-containing protein-like; translated protein: MRRIGIVGYGHLGKFLVEKVQEHPDLDLAFVWNRSPAALEGFQRDQILWDLKDFKERNADLIVEVAHPDITREWGPRFLQEADYMIGSPTALSSQELETSLREAASNHGLYVPSGAFWGAEDIRKMADRGTLQNLKVTMTKHPSSFKLDGELKTKNEQVKENKVILYDGPVRQLCPLAPNNVNTMAAAAIAAHNLGFDKVTGSIVSDPKLTDWHIVEVEVWGPNGFNVKTVRSNPAAVGAVTGTATYASFLSSMLGAKGRGPGVHLC